Proteins encoded within one genomic window of Pseudomonas cannabina:
- a CDS encoding putative 2-dehydropantoate 2-reductase has protein sequence MSVHPEQPRIGIIGTGAIGGFYGLMLARAGFDVHFLLRSEFEAVASDGLQISSAVHGELHLKPVKAYSAAADMPPCDWLLVGTKSTGNAALGPIIQQAAAPDAKVLLLQNGLAVEDELRAVLPDSLHILGGLCFICVHRVAPGNVVHQAFGAVSVGYHSGPAADDAGRLAIVEACAELFRASDVEAHTMENLQQARWRKLVWNVPYNGLAALLQTGTRELMADPDSRALVRALMDEVVQGAEACGHALPAGFAEQLFSVTESMPDYRPSMYHDLVERRPLELQAIYARPLAAALAAGCYMPRVRTLYQALGFIDRSRR, from the coding sequence ATGAGTGTCCATCCAGAGCAGCCACGAATCGGCATCATCGGTACCGGTGCCATCGGCGGTTTTTACGGCCTGATGCTGGCGCGCGCCGGGTTCGACGTGCATTTTCTGTTGCGCAGCGAGTTCGAAGCGGTAGCAAGCGACGGGCTACAGATCAGCAGCGCCGTACATGGCGAACTGCACCTCAAGCCCGTCAAAGCCTATTCCGCCGCCGCCGACATGCCGCCGTGCGACTGGTTGCTGGTCGGCACCAAAAGCACCGGCAATGCGGCATTGGGGCCGATCATCCAGCAAGCAGCCGCGCCAGATGCAAAGGTGCTGCTGTTGCAGAACGGTCTGGCTGTCGAAGACGAGTTGCGTGCGGTACTGCCCGACAGCCTGCATATATTAGGCGGATTGTGTTTCATTTGCGTGCACCGGGTCGCTCCCGGCAACGTGGTGCATCAGGCCTTTGGCGCGGTCAGCGTGGGTTATCACAGCGGTCCGGCGGCCGATGACGCCGGACGTCTGGCCATTGTCGAGGCCTGTGCCGAGTTGTTCCGGGCCTCTGATGTCGAAGCGCATACCATGGAAAATCTGCAACAGGCGCGTTGGCGCAAGCTGGTCTGGAACGTGCCCTACAACGGGCTGGCCGCGTTGTTGCAGACGGGTACCCGCGAGCTGATGGCCGATCCCGACAGCCGGGCGCTGGTCAGGGCCTTGATGGATGAGGTAGTGCAAGGCGCCGAAGCCTGTGGCCATGCATTGCCGGCAGGCTTCGCGGAACAGCTGTTTTCGGTGACCGAAAGCATGCCGGACTACAGACCGAGCATGTACCACGATCTGGTCGAGCGCCGCCCGCTGGAGCTGCAAGCCATCTACGCCCGGCCGCTGGCCGCAGCGCTTGCGGCGGGTTGCTACATGCCGCGGGTGCGCACGTTGTATCAGGCGCTGGGATTTATCGATCGCAGTCGTCGCTGA
- a CDS encoding 3-deoxy-7-phosphoheptulonate synthase, giving the protein MADLPINDLNVASNETLITPDQLKRDIPLTDAALRTVSQGREVIRNILDGNDHRLFIVIGPCSIHDLKAAKEYAERLKTLAAEVSDTLYLVMRVYFEKPRTTVGWKGLINDPYLDDSFKIQDGLHIGRQLLLDLAEMGLPTATEALDPISPQYLQDLISWSAIGARTTESQTHREMASGLSSAVGFKNGTDGGLTVAINALQSVSSPHRFLGINQEGGVSIVTTKGNAYGHVVLRGGNGKPNYDSVSVALCEQALNKAGIRPNIMVDCSHANSNKDPALQPLVMENVANQILEGNESIIGLMVESHLNWGCQSIPKDLSELQYGVSITDACIDWESTEKTLRSMHAKLKGVLPARKRR; this is encoded by the coding sequence ATGGCTGATTTACCGATTAATGACCTCAACGTTGCGTCCAACGAGACACTGATCACGCCGGATCAGCTCAAGCGCGACATCCCGCTGACCGATGCTGCCCTGCGCACCGTCAGCCAGGGCCGCGAAGTGATTCGCAACATTCTTGATGGCAACGACCACCGCCTGTTCATCGTGATCGGCCCCTGCTCGATCCATGATCTCAAGGCTGCCAAAGAATACGCCGAGCGCCTCAAAACGCTGGCGGCTGAAGTCTCCGACACCCTGTATCTGGTCATGCGCGTCTACTTCGAAAAGCCCCGCACCACGGTTGGCTGGAAGGGCCTGATCAACGATCCGTATCTGGACGACTCGTTCAAGATCCAGGACGGCCTGCACATCGGTCGTCAATTGCTGCTGGACCTCGCGGAAATGGGCCTGCCTACCGCAACCGAAGCGCTGGACCCGATTTCGCCACAGTACCTGCAAGACCTGATCAGCTGGTCGGCCATCGGCGCGCGCACCACCGAATCCCAGACCCACCGCGAAATGGCCTCCGGCCTGTCCTCGGCAGTCGGTTTCAAGAACGGCACCGATGGCGGCCTGACCGTTGCGATCAATGCCTTGCAGTCGGTCTCCAGCCCGCATCGTTTCCTGGGTATCAATCAGGAAGGCGGCGTATCGATCGTGACCACCAAAGGCAATGCCTATGGTCACGTGGTGTTGCGCGGCGGCAATGGCAAGCCCAACTACGACTCGGTCAGCGTTGCGCTCTGCGAACAGGCCTTGAACAAGGCAGGTATTCGCCCGAACATCATGGTCGATTGCAGCCACGCCAACTCCAACAAGGACCCGGCCCTGCAACCGCTGGTGATGGAAAACGTCGCCAACCAGATTCTGGAAGGTAACGAGTCGATCATCGGTCTGATGGTCGAGAGCCATTTGAACTGGGGTTGTCAGTCGATTCCGAAGGACCTGTCGGAGTTGCAGTACGGAGTATCGATTACCGATGCCTGCATCGACTGGGAAAGCACGGAAAAAACCCTGCGCAGCATGCACGCCAAGCTCAAGGGCGTGCTGCCGGCGCGCAAGCGCAGGTAA
- a CDS encoding GNAT family N-acetyltransferase, whose amino-acid sequence MSEALSIHHDETGHHFEIIIDGHRAYLTYMDLGKQTLDFYRTFVPDALRGRGIAAALTKEALDYADTMGYSVIPSCSYVERYMELHDLQSQAAKL is encoded by the coding sequence ATGAGCGAGGCGTTGTCCATCCACCATGATGAAACCGGCCACCATTTCGAAATTATTATCGATGGCCACCGTGCCTACCTGACGTACATGGATCTCGGCAAGCAGACCCTGGACTTCTACCGAACTTTCGTGCCCGACGCCTTGCGCGGTCGCGGAATTGCCGCCGCCCTGACCAAGGAAGCGCTGGACTACGCCGACACCATGGGCTATTCCGTCATTCCATCCTGCTCTTATGTCGAACGCTACATGGAGCTGCATGACTTGCAGTCACAGGCTGCCAAACTCTGA
- the oprI gene encoding outer membrane lipoprotei OprI, giving the protein MNNVLKFSALALAAVLATGCSSVSKETEARLTATEDAAARSQARADEAYRKADEALAAAQKAQQTADEANERALRMLDKASRK; this is encoded by the coding sequence ATGAACAACGTTCTGAAATTCTCTGCTCTGGCTCTGGCCGCAGTTCTGGCTACCGGTTGCAGCAGCGTATCCAAAGAAACCGAAGCTCGTCTGACAGCTACCGAAGACGCAGCAGCTCGTTCGCAAGCTCGTGCCGACGAAGCCTATCGCAAGGCTGACGAAGCTCTGGCTGCTGCTCAAAAAGCTCAGCAAACTGCTGACGAAGCCAACGAGCGCGCTCTGCGCATGTTGGACAAAGCTAGCCGCAAGTAA